One segment of Macrotis lagotis isolate mMagLag1 chromosome 1, bilby.v1.9.chrom.fasta, whole genome shotgun sequence DNA contains the following:
- the LOC141493709 gene encoding putative prolyl-tRNA synthetase associated domain-containing protein 1 — MVGSATCAGRAQAGPRPGPGRAREKLVDLAIPAESLEHPEVFTVEEMMPHIQHLKGAHSKNLFLKDKKKKNYWLVTVLHDRKINLNDLAKQLGVGSGNLRFADETSMLEKLKVGQGCATPLALFCDQGDVKFVLDSAFLEGGYEKVYFHPMTNTATMGLRPDDFLTFVKKTGHEPIILKLD, encoded by the coding sequence atgGTAGGCAGCGCCACGTGTGCGGGCCGGGCCCAGGCCGGGCCCAGGCCGGGCCCAGGCCGGGCCCGGGAGAAGCTGGTGGACCTGGCCATCCCGGCTGAGAGCCTGGAGCACCCTGAGgtatttacagttgaagaaatgatGCCTCATATCCAGCATTTGAAAGGGGCACACAGTAAGAACCTGTTtcttaaagacaaaaagaagaagaattatTGGTTGGTAACGGTCCTTCATGACAGGAAGATTAACTTGAATGATCTGGCCAAGCAACTTGGTGTCGGAAGTGGAAATTTGAGGTTTGCCGATGAAACGTCTATGCTAGAAAAGCTAAAAGTTGGTCAGGGTTGTGCCACACCCTTGGCTCTCTTCTGTGACCAGGGAGATGTAAAATTTGTCTTGGACTCTGCTTTTCTGGAAGGTGGATATGAAAAGGTATACTTCCATCCGATGACAAACACAGCTACGATGGGCTTGAGGCCTGATGACTTTCTCACCTTTGTGAAGAAGACTGGGCATGAGcctataatattaaaattagattAA